The genomic window GACCACCGACGGCGCCAGCGAAGCGACTTCACCGCGGATAAACACGGTCGCTCCGCTCATCGCATCGCCCAGGCCGCGACCGGCACTACCGCCGATCACGATCGTGCCCCGCAACGCTCCCACACCGGCTTCGTCGCCCACGTTGCCGCGAATAAAGATCTCGCCGCCGCACAATCCCGCGCCGCAGCGGTCGCCCGCATGGCCATAAACAGACAACGTACCACCCTGCATGGCCACACCGGCGGCATGGCCCGCCCGGCCGTGGATTCGTACTGCTCCACTGCTCATTCCATCGGCCGCGGCGTTGCCAACGGCGCCGCGAATCCGCACCACGGCCTGGCGATTAAAGGCGCAAGCATAATCGCCTAATGGGCCCAAGACTTCCAAGCGAATCGGATGGTCCAACCCCATCAAGGCCGAATGGTGTCCGGCGGCGTTAACCGCGTGTACCAGCGGAGCCGCTCGCGGATCATCGTCATCGGGATACTGCAAATCGGCCAGCGCCGCAACCAACTCCGTCGTCCAGAACTGCGACGGCTGCAGAATCAAATCCGGTACTTCAGCGTTTTCCTTATCCGTAGCAGGCATACGAGGCAAACACCGCGAGTTGAAGACGAGCGAACAAGCCGGGGTGCGTCATTCTAACCCCCAGACCCGCGATCCTTAAACGCGGCTACTTCCATTTTTTCGCCGCAGGCACATATGGATCAATGCCCGCCAAATCGGTGCCGTCGGTTTCCTCGGCGAAGGCATACCCCAGTTTAGAGACTTCGTTGGCGGCCGCGGTCAGTTGAGCTTGATTGTTTAATTTTAATTTCACCGCACCATACACCTTCAGCACTTCAGCCAAGCGTGGATGATTGACCTTGGCCTGCACACTTTTCAGTCGTTTGGCCGCCCGGTCAGCACGCTTGGCAACGGTCAATCCATAGGTGGCTTTTTCCGTCGCCGTGGCCACCGCTCGCAGGCTGCTTTCCAGATCCGCGATCATGCCGGCCACAAACATCACTCGCAACCGTTCGCGACTGCTGACCTCGTTGACCTTGCCGTCGCTGCGGACAAAGTTGTGGCGAACCAAGCCCTGCGACCAGGATACCATTTCAAAATCCAAACTACCCGCGGTGTGGCCGCCAACATTGACCAATTCTTCGTCACCGACAGTATGGCAACGGTAGCAGCTCTGCGCCATCAGATACAAGTTGGCCGGATTGCGCATTCCCAGCGCCACGCTCCGCTGCAACCGTTGTTGCCGATGCACCGGCGATTCGCTCTGGCGAGTCACGTTGACCCCGCCGTAATCGTGATGGACCTCCAACCAATCGCGAGCCGGTCCGTGGCAAGATTCGCAGGACACGCCGCTGATGGCGGTCAGTTCATGCCCGTTGGCCGCGTCCGCTTGTTGAGTGTAATGGCACGCCACACAGCGGCCGTCGTATTTGATCGACTGAACGCCCAGATTGGCCGCGATCTTGCGAGCTTCGGGACGACGGTGCAATTCATCGAAGGTTTTGGCGTGTGGCGTTTGCTTCCAGACGGCGACTTCCGCAGCGTGGCATTTGACGCAGGTCTGGTTCCCCAGCACGCGATGCGGATCGGCCGGAGCGGCCGCACTACCGGCCGCCGAAATGCCGACTGCCGCCACCGCAGCGTTCGAAACGCCCACCGCGTCGGCCGCCAGCAACACGCCACCCACGAGGGTTGTGGTCGCCATAGAGAATAGAACT from Roseimaritima ulvae includes these protein-coding regions:
- a CDS encoding cytochrome c family protein codes for the protein MATTTLVGGVLLAADAVGVSNAAVAAVGISAAGSAAAPADPHRVLGNQTCVKCHAAEVAVWKQTPHAKTFDELHRRPEARKIAANLGVQSIKYDGRCVACHYTQQADAANGHELTAISGVSCESCHGPARDWLEVHHDYGGVNVTRQSESPVHRQQRLQRSVALGMRNPANLYLMAQSCYRCHTVGDEELVNVGGHTAGSLDFEMVSWSQGLVRHNFVRSDGKVNEVSSRERLRVMFVAGMIADLESSLRAVATATEKATYGLTVAKRADRAAKRLKSVQAKVNHPRLAEVLKVYGAVKLKLNNQAQLTAAANEVSKLGYAFAEETDGTDLAGIDPYVPAAKKWK